A genomic window from Gemmatimonadota bacterium includes:
- a CDS encoding cache domain-containing protein, protein MTHPTAPLAPEPSPQPRITPVRRGFRPLRDAVMLGGVIVLVATVGLSVAAWRARQAQLEGVRHELTQLATTLAAQVDGDLHRTITSHRQAFTPEHLRAVAPMLRFHKASEDIIYVYTAIRRDRQIYLVLGTDLLYRVAGDTIAPDSIMSPWNGNDPTFRSAFERQVPVVSPVLEREQYRSYLSAYAPIRDSRGDFVGVLGLDMWVRDLEHRLVAIRNAAITAWCAVVVLATLVGMLAYRSLSATVAAQRREREALVEAERRASWPRWRVARRSNTPPSPSRPAWPRAASSPT, encoded by the coding sequence GTGACGCACCCGACTGCGCCCCTCGCGCCGGAGCCATCGCCCCAGCCCCGCATCACCCCCGTTCGCCGCGGCTTCCGCCCGCTTCGCGACGCGGTGATGCTGGGCGGGGTCATCGTGCTGGTGGCAACGGTCGGACTCAGCGTCGCCGCATGGCGCGCCCGTCAGGCGCAGCTCGAAGGGGTACGGCACGAGCTGACGCAGCTCGCCACGACCCTCGCCGCGCAGGTCGACGGCGACCTGCATCGCACGATTACCTCGCACCGCCAGGCCTTCACCCCCGAGCACCTGCGCGCGGTCGCGCCGATGCTGCGCTTCCACAAGGCGTCCGAGGACATCATCTACGTCTACACGGCGATTCGGCGCGACCGGCAGATCTACCTCGTCCTGGGGACCGACCTGCTGTATCGCGTCGCGGGCGACACCATCGCCCCCGATTCCATCATGTCGCCGTGGAACGGGAACGACCCCACGTTCCGCTCGGCCTTCGAACGCCAGGTGCCCGTCGTGTCACCGGTTCTGGAGCGCGAGCAGTACCGGAGCTACCTCAGCGCCTACGCCCCCATCCGCGATTCGCGCGGCGACTTCGTCGGCGTGCTCGGCCTCGACATGTGGGTCCGCGACCTCGAACACCGCTTGGTCGCAATCCGCAACGCCGCCATCACCGCGTGGTGCGCCGTCGTCGTGCTGGCGACGCTCGTGGGGATGCTCGCCTATCGCTCGTTAAGCGCGACCGTCGCGGCACAGCGCCGGGAGCGAGAGGCGCTCGTCGAGGCCGAAAGGCGCGCGAGCTGGCCGAGGTGGCGCGTCGCCAGGCGGAGCAACACGCCGCCGTCGCCGAGCAGGCCAGCCTGGCCAAGAGCCGCTTCCTCGCCAACGTGA
- a CDS encoding response regulator: MARRQAEQHAAVAEQASLAKSRFLANVSHEIRTPLNGVMGMSALLMDEHLTPDQLQYARIISTSAGGLLEVINDILDFSKVEAGRVELEAQDFALRDCVEEVLEIVAPSASERGVELVCHMAHDVPAFVRGDRLRLRQVLLNLLGNAVKFTERGEVEVRVHGSAALPGDGDERRRLAFAVRDTGIGISAEGQQRLFASFSQVDASTTRKYGGTGLGLAISKRLVELMGGTIEVESAEGMGSTFRFGVALDAAHDRDAGAAMPGKVLHRRRLLLVDDCAAQRRALAALAESWGLEVVALSSAVEAREALSHAPFDVAAIDVGLRDANGEPLLDVLARAGATGPRAVIALAPLSWRAVSGGEARCVDARRVIRKPVRAALLRNVLEAACRETTLERAPTPVSTPAFPLDIAALRSAAPARTRVLVADDSPINRFVMQEVLQRLGIQVDLVAEGAAAVEGAVRGRYAVVFMDVQMPGMDGLEAARRIVASMPNADARPLIVGVTANVTDEGRAACREAGMDDFLEKPIVVEQVAAVLRRVEERTRASRGAPARGVTS; this comes from the coding sequence GTGGCGCGTCGCCAGGCGGAGCAACACGCCGCCGTCGCCGAGCAGGCCAGCCTGGCCAAGAGCCGCTTCCTCGCCAACGTGAGCCACGAGATCCGCACGCCGCTCAACGGTGTCATGGGGATGTCGGCCCTGCTCATGGATGAGCACCTCACCCCCGACCAGCTGCAATACGCGCGCATCATCTCCACCAGCGCCGGCGGACTGCTCGAGGTCATCAACGACATCCTCGACTTCTCCAAGGTCGAGGCTGGGCGCGTGGAGCTGGAGGCGCAGGACTTCGCCTTGCGCGATTGCGTGGAAGAGGTCCTCGAGATCGTCGCCCCAAGCGCCAGCGAGCGGGGGGTCGAGCTGGTCTGCCACATGGCGCACGACGTCCCGGCCTTCGTGCGCGGCGATCGCCTGCGATTGCGACAGGTGCTCCTCAACCTGCTCGGCAATGCCGTGAAGTTCACGGAGCGAGGAGAGGTCGAGGTGCGCGTCCACGGGTCCGCCGCGCTCCCCGGCGATGGTGACGAGCGACGGCGCCTCGCCTTCGCCGTGCGCGACACCGGGATCGGGATCAGCGCCGAGGGACAGCAGCGGTTGTTCGCCTCGTTCTCGCAGGTCGATGCGTCCACCACGCGCAAGTACGGTGGCACGGGCTTGGGGCTCGCGATCAGCAAGCGCCTCGTCGAGCTGATGGGCGGAACGATCGAGGTCGAGAGTGCCGAAGGGATGGGGAGTACCTTCCGCTTTGGCGTGGCGCTCGACGCCGCCCACGATCGTGATGCCGGCGCCGCGATGCCGGGCAAGGTGCTGCATCGGCGGCGCCTCCTCCTCGTTGACGACTGCGCGGCCCAACGGCGCGCGCTCGCGGCCCTGGCCGAGTCGTGGGGGCTCGAGGTCGTCGCCTTGTCGTCGGCGGTGGAGGCCCGCGAAGCGCTCTCACATGCTCCGTTCGATGTGGCCGCGATCGATGTCGGATTGCGCGACGCGAATGGGGAGCCGCTGCTCGACGTGCTCGCGCGGGCTGGCGCCACGGGCCCCCGCGCCGTCATTGCCCTGGCGCCACTTTCCTGGCGCGCCGTGAGCGGGGGCGAAGCGCGCTGCGTCGATGCGCGTCGCGTGATCCGGAAGCCGGTGCGGGCGGCGCTGCTGCGCAATGTGCTGGAGGCCGCGTGCCGGGAGACCACGCTCGAGCGGGCTCCCACGCCGGTCAGCACCCCCGCCTTCCCCCTCGACATCGCGGCCCTGCGCTCAGCGGCCCCGGCGCGCACCCGCGTCCTCGTCGCCGACGACAGCCCTATCAATCGTTTCGTCATGCAGGAGGTGCTGCAGCGACTGGGGATCCAGGTCGACCTCGTCGCTGAGGGCGCGGCGGCGGTGGAGGGGGCGGTGCGCGGTCGCTACGCGGTCGTCTTCATGGATGTCCAGATGCCCGGCATGGATGGGCTCGAGGCCGCGCGACGCATCGTCGCCAGCATGCCTAACGCCGATGCACGTCCGCTCATCGTCGGCGTCACCGCCAACGTCACCGACGAGGGGCGGGCGGCCTGTCGCGAGGCCGGGATGGACGACTTCCTCGAGAAGCCGATCGTGGTGGAGCAGGTCGCGGCGGTGCTGCGTCGCGTGGAGGAGCGCACGCGCGCGTCGCGCGGCGCTCCCGCGCGAGGCGTTACTTCCTGA
- a CDS encoding transglycosylase SLT domain-containing protein, with product MRAAQLSLAVLTLGALATLAPRTARAQRRAPADRYDDTFSKYSKRYFGPAFDWRIFKAQGMAESNLDPKARSQVGARGVMQLMPATFREIASKNPELKRIDHPEMNIAAGIAYDRQLWTRWEGDSVLTDVRTFTFASYNAGRRTLLNAQTTARTSGLDPRRWPSIESVAPKVERWRHVETLDYVKRIDAFHAQLDERGRVIVDSVSARGVRK from the coding sequence ATGCGCGCTGCGCAACTGTCCCTTGCCGTACTGACCCTCGGCGCGCTCGCAACGCTCGCCCCGCGCACGGCACGCGCGCAGCGGCGCGCCCCCGCCGACCGCTACGACGACACCTTCAGCAAGTACAGCAAGCGCTACTTCGGCCCGGCCTTCGACTGGCGGATCTTCAAGGCGCAGGGGATGGCGGAGAGCAACCTCGACCCCAAGGCGCGGAGCCAGGTGGGGGCACGCGGGGTGATGCAGCTGATGCCCGCGACCTTTCGCGAGATCGCCTCGAAGAACCCCGAGCTCAAGCGCATCGACCACCCGGAGATGAACATCGCTGCGGGAATCGCATACGACCGGCAGCTGTGGACGCGCTGGGAGGGTGACTCCGTGCTCACCGACGTGCGGACCTTCACCTTCGCCAGCTACAACGCGGGGCGCCGCACGCTGCTCAACGCCCAGACGACGGCGCGCACCTCGGGGCTCGATCCGCGGCGCTGGCCGAGCATCGAGTCGGTGGCCCCCAAGGTGGAGCGCTGGCGGCACGTAGAGACGCTGGACTACGTGAAGCGCATCGACGCCTTCCACGCCCAGCTCGACGAGCGCGGGCGCGTGATCGTCGACTCGGTCTCGGCGCGCGGGGTCAGGAAGTAA
- a CDS encoding DUF350 domain-containing protein, whose protein sequence is MQWSIIALNFLYAALGVAMMFVAYRVIDLLTPKVDFEEELKKGNIAVGLFIAAIFIAVAIVIGGALN, encoded by the coding sequence ATGCAGTGGTCCATCATCGCCCTCAACTTCCTCTACGCCGCCCTCGGCGTCGCGATGATGTTCGTCGCCTACCGCGTCATCGACCTGCTCACCCCCAAGGTCGACTTCGAGGAAGAGCTCAAGAAGGGGAACATCGCGGTCGGCCTCTTCATCGCCGCGATCTTCATCGCGGTGGCGATCGTCATCGGCGGCGCGCTCAACTAG
- a CDS encoding M1 family metallopeptidase, which produces MLHHAYLLLTMLGGAIDTYPRQPVDVEHYRFALTLTDSTDRIEGEATVRMRLLAAGLTRVELDLAGVTAARQGKGMVVRAVSSGGVPLAFTHLGDRLAMTLAAPSAQGQVTEFVVRYAGIPADGLLIKPNAHGDRTFFSDDWPDKARQWLPTIDHISDKATMEMDVTAPAHYQVISNGRRMEETDVSDGMRRTVWRESVPIAPWLYVLGVARFAVQHVGDYNGIPLETWVFHKDRDAGFHDFAVPVKEAMAFYSEFIGPFSYEKLANVQSNSVSGGMEAASAIFYSAGSVTGTRSVRWRNVIIHEIAHQWWGNAVTEKDWNDVWLSEGFATYFTLLFIEHAYGRDAFADGLRDSRKTVIDFYAKRPDYRVIHENLDDMSQVTTSMTYQKGSWVLHMLRQRMGDDRFWAGIREYHARYRDASASTDDFRRVMERAAGEDLSAFFQQWLYRGGIPRLEGTWHWDAKAREVVIEVRQVQAGAPFVMPLEVAIEVPGAAARVERLQLGGAVRRFTFAAERAPSGVTLDPEVRALFEGGLTRR; this is translated from the coding sequence GTGTTGCACCATGCGTACCTGCTGCTGACGATGCTCGGCGGCGCGATCGACACGTATCCCCGCCAGCCGGTCGACGTCGAGCACTATCGCTTCGCCCTCACCCTCACCGACTCCACCGATCGCATCGAGGGTGAAGCCACGGTACGCATGCGCCTGCTCGCGGCCGGCCTCACCCGCGTGGAACTCGACCTCGCCGGCGTCACCGCCGCGCGACAGGGGAAAGGGATGGTCGTGCGCGCCGTGTCGAGTGGCGGCGTGCCGCTGGCCTTCACGCACCTGGGCGACCGCCTCGCCATGACGCTCGCCGCTCCGTCAGCGCAGGGGCAGGTGACGGAGTTCGTGGTCCGCTACGCCGGCATCCCCGCCGACGGGTTGCTCATCAAGCCTAACGCGCACGGCGACCGCACCTTCTTCTCCGACGACTGGCCCGACAAGGCGCGCCAGTGGCTCCCCACCATCGACCACATCTCCGACAAGGCGACCATGGAGATGGACGTCACCGCGCCCGCGCACTACCAGGTCATCTCCAACGGGCGGCGCATGGAGGAGACCGATGTATCCGACGGCATGCGCCGCACCGTCTGGCGCGAGTCGGTCCCCATCGCGCCGTGGCTCTACGTGCTCGGCGTGGCGCGATTCGCCGTGCAGCACGTGGGCGACTACAACGGCATCCCGCTCGAGACGTGGGTCTTCCACAAGGATCGCGACGCCGGCTTTCACGACTTTGCCGTCCCGGTGAAGGAGGCGATGGCCTTCTACTCGGAGTTCATCGGCCCCTTCTCGTACGAGAAGCTCGCCAACGTGCAATCCAACTCGGTGAGCGGCGGGATGGAGGCCGCCTCGGCCATCTTCTACAGCGCCGGGAGCGTGACCGGGACGCGAAGTGTGCGGTGGCGCAACGTGATCATCCACGAGATTGCGCACCAATGGTGGGGGAACGCCGTCACCGAGAAGGACTGGAACGACGTCTGGTTGAGCGAGGGCTTCGCCACGTACTTCACCCTGCTCTTCATCGAGCACGCGTATGGACGCGACGCATTCGCCGACGGGCTGCGCGACTCACGCAAGACGGTGATCGACTTCTACGCCAAGCGCCCTGACTACCGCGTGATCCACGAGAACCTGGACGACATGTCGCAGGTGACCACGTCGATGACGTACCAGAAGGGGAGCTGGGTGCTGCACATGCTGCGGCAGCGGATGGGGGACGATCGATTCTGGGCGGGGATCCGGGAGTATCATGCGCGCTACCGCGACGCGAGCGCGTCCACGGACGACTTTCGCCGCGTGATGGAGCGTGCAGCTGGCGAGGATCTCTCCGCATTCTTCCAGCAGTGGCTGTACCGCGGAGGCATTCCGCGGCTGGAGGGGACGTGGCACTGGGATGCCAAGGCGCGAGAGGTGGTGATCGAGGTGCGCCAGGTGCAAGCGGGGGCGCCGTTCGTGATGCCACTGGAGGTAGCGATCGAAGTGCCGGGGGCGGCGGCGCGCGTCGAGCGGCTGCAATTGGGTGGGGCCGTGCGTCGGTTCACCTTTGCAGCTGAACGCGCGCCGAGTGGGGTGACGTTGGATCCGGAGGTGCGGGCGCTGTTCGAGGGGGGGCTGACGCGGCGGTGA
- a CDS encoding CocE/NonD family hydrolase: MSHSITAAVVSLALLLPPALTHAQPRRSAPGEYSGYSTATYDGYRRESRHVAMRDGIRLAVDLYRPTRQGVVHEERLPVVWTHHRYNRAFMRGDTLIDYINGFGAGVDRLLRHGYVVAAVDARGAGASMGTQQGFFMPDEARDAYEITEWLAAQSWSTGRVGMIGRSYLGITQLFAASQAPPHLKAIFPEMYVFEWYPFIYPGGVFRDDFFTQWQRLTKGLDSGARFTWGPLRFDGVAPVDGPDGRLLRDSAIAAHRVNRDMLEMWRGVPYRDSRDSISGKPIHQERGPATYLAQINASGVAVYGLAGWFDAFPRDALLWHENLTVPRKLVMGPWFHGETTGFDLATERLRWFDHWLKGIDNGIMREPPIRYFVIDAPAGEQWRTARRWPIAEARATVFHFGARSRGETPNANALARVREAAGVDTLRVDTTATVGPATRWAATYGGPGGYPDLAANDAKGLTYTTEALAAPVEVIGHPVVHLWVASSAGDVDAIVYLEDVAPDGRSTYVTEGVLRASHRRLATPPYRNFGLPWPRSHAADVRVLPMVPTELQFDLLPTAKRFKAGHRIRITVQGADRDTHVRVTHGAPTVLVYRDARHPSRIVLPVVR; encoded by the coding sequence ATGTCCCATTCGATTACGGCGGCAGTGGTCAGTTTGGCACTCCTGCTGCCGCCCGCTCTGACCCACGCCCAGCCCCGCCGCTCGGCACCGGGCGAGTATAGCGGCTACTCGACGGCCACGTACGACGGCTATCGCCGCGAGTCGCGCCACGTCGCCATGCGCGACGGCATCCGACTGGCCGTCGACCTCTATCGCCCCACGCGACAGGGGGTGGTGCACGAGGAGCGCCTCCCCGTCGTGTGGACGCACCATCGGTACAATCGCGCCTTCATGCGCGGTGACACGCTCATCGACTACATCAACGGCTTTGGCGCCGGCGTCGACCGTCTCCTGCGCCATGGATATGTGGTGGCGGCCGTTGATGCGCGCGGCGCCGGGGCATCGATGGGGACGCAGCAGGGCTTCTTCATGCCTGACGAGGCGCGCGACGCGTACGAGATCACCGAGTGGCTCGCCGCGCAGTCGTGGTCGACGGGGCGGGTGGGGATGATCGGGAGGTCGTACCTCGGGATCACCCAGCTCTTCGCGGCCAGCCAGGCGCCGCCGCACCTCAAGGCGATCTTCCCGGAGATGTACGTCTTCGAGTGGTATCCCTTCATCTATCCGGGCGGGGTCTTCCGCGACGACTTCTTCACCCAATGGCAGCGCCTGACGAAAGGCCTCGACTCGGGGGCGCGATTCACGTGGGGGCCGCTGCGCTTCGACGGCGTCGCCCCCGTCGATGGTCCCGACGGTCGCCTGCTCCGAGACTCCGCCATCGCGGCGCACCGCGTCAATCGCGACATGCTGGAGATGTGGCGCGGCGTCCCCTATCGCGACAGCCGCGATTCCATCAGCGGGAAGCCCATCCATCAGGAGCGCGGCCCCGCTACCTATCTCGCGCAGATCAACGCGTCCGGGGTGGCGGTGTACGGACTGGCTGGCTGGTTCGACGCTTTCCCGCGCGACGCCCTTCTCTGGCACGAGAACCTGACCGTCCCGCGCAAGCTGGTGATGGGGCCGTGGTTCCACGGGGAGACCACAGGGTTCGACCTCGCCACGGAGCGCCTGCGCTGGTTCGACCACTGGCTCAAGGGCATCGACAACGGGATCATGCGCGAGCCCCCGATTCGCTACTTCGTCATCGACGCGCCGGCGGGCGAGCAGTGGCGCACCGCGCGCCGCTGGCCGATCGCCGAGGCGCGCGCCACGGTGTTCCACTTCGGGGCGCGGTCGCGGGGTGAGACGCCTAACGCCAACGCGCTGGCCCGCGTGCGGGAGGCGGCGGGAGTCGACACGCTGCGCGTCGACACGACGGCGACCGTGGGACCCGCCACCCGATGGGCCGCCACGTACGGCGGCCCGGGCGGCTATCCCGACCTGGCGGCCAACGACGCCAAGGGGCTCACCTACACCACCGAGGCGCTGGCTGCACCCGTCGAGGTCATCGGTCACCCCGTCGTCCACCTCTGGGTGGCGTCGTCGGCAGGCGACGTCGACGCGATCGTCTACCTGGAGGATGTTGCTCCTGACGGGCGCTCGACCTACGTCACCGAGGGGGTGCTGCGTGCCTCGCACCGTCGCCTGGCGACGCCGCCCTATCGCAACTTCGGGCTCCCCTGGCCGCGCAGCCACGCGGCGGACGTCCGCGTCCTGCCGATGGTGCCGACGGAGCTGCAGTTCGACCTCCTCCCGACAGCGAAACGATTCAAGGCGGGCCATCGCATCCGGATCACCGTGCAGGGGGCCGACCGCGACACCCACGTGCGGGTCACGCACGGAGCGCCGACGGTGCTCGTGTACCGCGACGCACGGCACCCGTCCCGCATCGTCCTTCCCGTGGTGCGATGA
- a CDS encoding SDR family NAD(P)-dependent oxidoreductase — MRPFVRLLLATLVLAPAFFAQGLVAQTPQRAVLVTGASSGIGRKIAERLATEGFYVYAGARKAEDIAELSKIPNMKGIRLDVTSANDLAAAVTLVEREGRGLYGVVNNAGIAVGGALVSTEEKELQSVLDVNVMGPWRVTKAFAPMLIASKGRVVTVSSISGILSGPLLGVYSMSKHAIEAFGDALGAEMAPMGVTSSLIEPGNYKSDIGRNTMAQAQAAADRAKGTPFEAAMQGFVRAMGNYDNYPEPDDVAKAALHAFTSVKPQPRYMVVPAAGQAAVTIRKAMDELVQLNHGHQFTYDREALVKMLDEALAKVAK, encoded by the coding sequence ATGCGACCCTTCGTTCGGCTCCTCCTCGCGACCCTCGTCCTCGCCCCCGCCTTCTTCGCGCAGGGGCTCGTCGCGCAAACGCCGCAGCGCGCCGTCCTGGTCACCGGCGCCAGCTCCGGCATCGGCCGCAAGATCGCCGAGCGGCTCGCCACCGAGGGGTTCTACGTGTATGCCGGCGCCCGCAAGGCGGAGGACATCGCCGAGCTGTCGAAGATCCCCAACATGAAGGGAATCCGGCTCGATGTGACCTCGGCGAACGATCTCGCGGCGGCGGTGACGCTCGTCGAGCGCGAAGGGCGCGGGCTGTACGGCGTGGTCAACAACGCCGGCATCGCCGTGGGCGGGGCGCTGGTGTCGACCGAGGAGAAGGAGCTGCAGTCGGTACTCGACGTGAACGTCATGGGGCCGTGGCGGGTGACCAAGGCCTTCGCGCCCATGCTCATCGCCTCCAAGGGGCGCGTCGTCACGGTGTCGTCCATCTCCGGCATCCTCTCCGGCCCGCTGCTCGGCGTGTACTCCATGAGCAAGCACGCCATCGAGGCGTTCGGCGATGCGTTAGGCGCGGAGATGGCGCCGATGGGGGTGACGTCGTCCCTCATCGAACCCGGCAACTACAAGTCCGACATCGGCCGCAACACCATGGCGCAGGCGCAGGCGGCGGCCGACCGGGCCAAGGGGACGCCGTTCGAGGCGGCGATGCAGGGCTTCGTGCGCGCGATGGGGAACTACGACAACTACCCGGAGCCCGACGACGTGGCCAAGGCGGCGCTGCACGCCTTCACGAGCGTGAAGCCGCAGCCGCGTTACATGGTGGTGCCGGCGGCGGGACAGGCGGCGGTGACGATCCGGAAGGCGATGGACGAGCTCGTGCAGCTCAACCACGGGCACCAGTTCACGTACGATCGCGAGGCGCTGGTGAAGATGCTGGATGAGGCGCTGGCCAAGGTGGCGAAGTAG
- a CDS encoding exo-alpha-sialidase, whose amino-acid sequence MTRSAPSRLSLPVLVAVACLSANAGAAPESAAPATAQGAELTVSANVHVSATRPSSPFNEVVIAAHPTDARRLLACSMLEPEPNRRVKSAAWISADAGRTWSAPIVTTAHWANDPTCGWAADGTAIFTHKVNDGTPTPAGSVNSDLDYLGLERSRDAGRTWLPMVRGPQVNDRPFMAIDGTNGALYVAYNGHLHGEEPRHDNASFRNTVALIRSDDGGATFGAPAQRALMDQTASAGSNAGMDGVVILPDGSIAVLYTHMTLAEQGKGETASPTGKPTVVGSALMLARSTDGGRTLAPPTLVARVHSGYNLAHARGITGTIAVDTSRGPHRGRLYVTWADFASGRGEILLTSSDDAGATWSPPRPVNDDAGTRLPNGGPDHSMATIAVNGAGVVGVLWYDRREFPAAEGYRPRFAASLDGGASWSPSVAVSTAPNARAAQQGPDYLPNGGDTAGLAAAADGRFHALWIDNRTGVQQVWTAAITARARGR is encoded by the coding sequence ATGACCCGTTCGGCGCCGTCCCGACTGTCGCTCCCCGTCCTGGTCGCGGTCGCCTGCCTCAGCGCAAACGCTGGCGCCGCACCCGAATCGGCGGCGCCCGCGACGGCGCAGGGGGCGGAACTCACCGTCTCCGCCAACGTCCACGTCAGCGCCACGCGCCCCTCGTCGCCGTTCAACGAGGTGGTCATCGCGGCGCATCCCACCGACGCGCGCCGCCTCCTCGCCTGCTCGATGCTCGAGCCGGAGCCTAACCGGCGCGTGAAGTCGGCCGCGTGGATTTCCGCCGACGCGGGACGCACCTGGTCGGCGCCGATCGTCACCACCGCGCACTGGGCCAACGACCCGACCTGTGGCTGGGCCGCTGACGGCACCGCGATCTTCACGCACAAGGTGAATGACGGCACGCCCACCCCCGCGGGGAGCGTCAACTCCGACCTCGACTACCTGGGGCTCGAGCGATCGCGCGATGCGGGGCGCACGTGGCTCCCCATGGTCAGGGGACCGCAGGTCAACGACCGCCCGTTCATGGCGATCGATGGCACGAACGGCGCGCTCTACGTCGCGTACAACGGACACCTGCACGGCGAGGAGCCGCGGCATGACAACGCCAGCTTCCGCAACACGGTCGCCCTGATTCGTTCCGACGATGGCGGCGCGACCTTCGGTGCGCCGGCGCAACGCGCCCTCATGGACCAGACCGCGTCCGCCGGGAGCAACGCGGGGATGGACGGGGTCGTGATCCTCCCCGACGGTTCGATCGCGGTGCTCTACACGCACATGACGCTCGCCGAACAAGGGAAGGGCGAGACCGCGTCGCCCACCGGCAAGCCGACCGTGGTGGGCAGCGCCCTGATGCTGGCCCGGTCCACCGACGGCGGTCGCACGCTCGCCCCGCCGACCCTCGTCGCCCGCGTCCACAGCGGCTACAACCTCGCGCACGCGCGCGGCATCACCGGCACCATCGCCGTCGACACGAGTCGCGGCCCCCATCGCGGGCGCCTGTACGTGACCTGGGCCGACTTCGCCTCGGGGCGCGGGGAGATCCTGCTCACCTCCTCCGACGACGCCGGCGCCACCTGGTCGCCCCCGCGCCCCGTGAACGACGACGCCGGCACTCGGCTGCCTAACGGCGGACCCGATCACTCCATGGCCACGATCGCCGTGAACGGCGCCGGCGTGGTGGGCGTGCTCTGGTACGACCGGCGCGAGTTCCCTGCCGCCGAGGGCTATCGCCCGCGCTTCGCCGCGTCGCTGGATGGTGGCGCGAGTTGGAGCCCGAGCGTTGCCGTCTCCACGGCCCCCAACGCCCGCGCCGCGCAGCAGGGGCCCGACTATCTGCCTAACGGAGGCGACACGGCGGGACTCGCCGCAGCCGCCGATGGCCGCTTCCACGCCCTCTGGATCGACAATCGCACGGGCGTCCAGCAGGTCTGGACTGCGGCGATTACTGCAAGGGCGCGCGGGCGCTGA
- a CDS encoding hydrogenase maturation protease, with the protein MTAPVLVFGYGNPSRGDDALGPEFVRRLELRCADAIACGEVEVLTDFQLQVEHALDLRGREQVYFVDATTEAGAPGYAVRPVVAAHDVAFTTHALSPAALLQTYRAVVGDPVPETFVIAIRGSQFELGEAMSEGAAVQLTAALDDFVGRLGRLGGRTPATT; encoded by the coding sequence ATGACGGCGCCCGTACTGGTCTTCGGCTACGGGAACCCGTCCCGCGGCGATGACGCGCTTGGCCCCGAGTTCGTGCGCCGCCTCGAGCTTCGCTGCGCCGATGCCATCGCGTGCGGCGAAGTGGAGGTGCTGACCGACTTCCAGCTGCAGGTGGAGCACGCGCTCGACCTGCGGGGGCGCGAGCAGGTGTACTTCGTCGATGCCACGACCGAGGCGGGGGCGCCGGGTTATGCCGTGCGCCCGGTGGTGGCGGCGCACGACGTGGCGTTCACCACGCACGCCCTCTCCCCCGCAGCGCTGCTGCAGACCTATCGCGCCGTAGTCGGCGACCCCGTCCCCGAAACCTTCGTCATCGCCATTCGGGGCTCGCAGTTCGAGTTGGGCGAGGCGATGAGCGAGGGAGCCGCTGTGCAGCTGACGGCGGCGCTCGACGACTTCGTGGGGCGGCTCGGCCGACTCGGCGGGCGAACGCCCGCCACTACCTAA